A single Magnetococcales bacterium DNA region contains:
- a CDS encoding ABC transporter ATP-binding protein: MTTENLIRTEALGKTYSSPAGDFIALHGVDLQVARGEFVAIMGASGSGKSTFLNLLGCLDTPTRGHYFLQNRDMARLGPDGRSQARNHLIGFVFQGFNLLPRLTLAENVALPLVYRGTKRRDREQRAREELGKVGLETLADSYPNCISGGQQQRVAIARALVTEPSLILADEPTGNLDSRTSEEILTLFGGLHQKGITLILVTHEPDVARHAQRLIRFQDGRIIQDEPIGEARV, encoded by the coding sequence ATGACCACGGAAAACCTGATTCGCACCGAAGCCCTTGGCAAGACCTATTCCTCCCCCGCCGGAGATTTCATCGCCCTGCACGGCGTCGATCTGCAAGTCGCCCGAGGGGAGTTCGTCGCCATCATGGGGGCCTCCGGTTCGGGAAAATCGACCTTTCTGAACCTGCTGGGCTGTCTGGATACCCCGACGCGCGGCCACTACTTCCTGCAAAACCGGGATATGGCCCGGCTCGGTCCCGACGGGCGCTCCCAGGCCCGCAACCATCTCATCGGCTTCGTCTTTCAAGGGTTCAACCTGCTGCCGCGACTGACTTTGGCGGAAAACGTGGCCTTGCCCCTGGTCTATCGGGGAACCAAACGCCGGGACCGGGAACAGCGCGCCCGGGAAGAACTCGGCAAGGTGGGTCTGGAAACCCTGGCCGACTCCTACCCCAATTGCATTTCGGGCGGCCAGCAGCAACGGGTGGCCATCGCCCGGGCTCTGGTCACGGAGCCCTCCCTGATTCTGGCCGACGAACCCACCGGCAATCTGGACAGTCGCACCAGCGAGGAGATTCTGACCCTGTTCGGCGGGCTGCACCAAAAGGGCATCACCCTGATCCTGGTCACCCACGAGCCGGATGTGGCCCGTCACGCCCAGCGACTGATCCGCTTTCAGGACGGTCGCATCATTCAGGATGAACCCATCGGGGAGGCCCGTGTTTAG
- a CDS encoding ABC transporter permease — protein sequence MFSFLFAEAWRSLGANRLRTLLTMLGIVIGVGAVILMLAVGQGAQQAVNQTISSMGSNLFIIRSGAPSSSGVRGEGGSMPTLTVEDAEALATLPSLDVVAPVHFGSAQVVHGSLNWNTSVYGVTPSFLAVRSWSLASGYPFGDSDVRSATRVAILGRTVVENLFGEADPLGQTVRIKQQPFRVVAVLGQKGQSLDGRDQDDTILIPLSTAQRKLFGTPFPGTVRMIMARAISEPAMDEAEKAMKNLLRQRHRLREHQEEDFTLRNLTAIASSAAETTRIMSMLLGAIASISLVVGGIGIMNIMLVSVTERTREIGLRLAVGARQKDILGQFLLEAMLLSILGCSLGVALGMGCAQLLENAIEFEVVVTGMSVLIAFSVAGGVGILFGFYPALAAARKDPVEALRHQ from the coding sequence GTGTTTAGTTTTCTCTTCGCCGAAGCCTGGCGTTCCCTGGGAGCCAACCGCCTGCGCACCCTGCTGACCATGCTGGGCATCGTCATCGGGGTGGGGGCCGTCATCCTCATGCTGGCGGTGGGTCAGGGGGCGCAACAAGCGGTCAACCAGACCATCTCCTCCATGGGGTCGAATCTCTTCATCATCCGTTCCGGGGCCCCCAGCAGCAGCGGCGTGCGCGGGGAAGGCGGCTCCATGCCCACCCTCACCGTGGAGGACGCCGAAGCCCTCGCCACCCTGCCCAGCCTCGATGTGGTGGCCCCCGTCCACTTCGGCTCCGCCCAGGTGGTCCACGGCTCCCTGAACTGGAACACCTCGGTCTACGGCGTCACCCCCTCCTTTCTGGCGGTGCGCTCCTGGAGCCTCGCCTCCGGATACCCCTTCGGCGACAGCGACGTGCGTTCCGCCACCCGTGTGGCCATCCTGGGACGAACCGTGGTGGAAAACCTCTTCGGCGAGGCCGATCCCCTGGGCCAAACCGTGCGCATCAAACAACAACCCTTCCGGGTGGTGGCCGTCCTGGGCCAGAAGGGCCAGAGCCTCGACGGCCGGGATCAGGACGACACCATCCTCATTCCCCTCTCCACGGCGCAACGCAAGCTCTTCGGCACCCCTTTTCCCGGCACCGTGCGCATGATCATGGCCCGCGCCATCTCCGAACCGGCCATGGACGAGGCCGAAAAGGCCATGAAAAACCTGTTGCGCCAGCGCCACCGCCTCCGCGAACATCAGGAGGAGGACTTCACCCTGCGCAATCTCACCGCCATCGCCTCCTCCGCTGCGGAAACCACCCGCATCATGTCCATGCTGCTGGGGGCCATCGCCTCCATCTCCCTGGTGGTGGGCGGCATCGGCATCATGAACATCATGCTGGTCTCCGTCACCGAACGCACCCGGGAGATCGGCCTGCGTCTGGCCGTCGGCGCCCGCCAGAAAGACATTCTGGGCCAGTTCCTCCTCGAAGCCATGCTCCTCTCCATCCTCGGCTGCTCCCTCGGCGTGGCTCTGGGCATGGGCTGCGCCCAACTCCTGGAAAACGCCATCGAGTTCGAGGTGGTGGTCACCGGCATGTCGGTTTTGATCGCCTTCTCCGTGGCCGGCGGCGTCGGCATCCTCTTCGGCTTCTATCCCGCCCTGGCCGCCGCCCGCAAAGACCCGGTGGAGGCCCTGCGCCACCAGTAA